TTTCTCTCCCAAACCATATCTGCTCAACTGCCAGTCTCTCCCTGTTGTTTGGTGGTAGGGTTGCCTCCAAGGAATCGAAGAGAGCTGTGTAGTGATCCAAGGCCTCCAGGAACCTCTGCAAGAAGAGAGGGTGGTTGTGGTTGGCCTCCCTTTCAGCAACCGTCACTACCATGGGGTTCAAGGCCTTGATTTTATGGAGAAAAAGGAGCAGTTCACGAGAATCATCCTTAAGGAACCTGTGAAGATACAACACGCAGTTCACGGCGAGGGCTTCATCTGGGAGAAGAGTAATTGCTGATGGGAGATGGAGAGCAAGAGAAGTAGGATCATTGTTGAGAAGGAGAAGAGGATGAAATTGGAACCCGAGGCCTAAGGAGTGGGCAAATTTCAAAAGGCGGTCTCCAGTTCTCTGGAGAATGTTCAAATCATGGCCGGTTCCGGTGATTCGAAGCATTGGAGGGGGATGAAGAGTGTTGTTAGATCGGTCGGCCAAAGCTTGCATCAATGGAGGCCATTGCACCCCATGCATGATATCGAAGTCTATGATGTGAATGGCTTGCTGCCCTACTTGTATGGCTTCCAAGATAGCCTGATTGGCAGTTAGATGGCAGAACCTTATGAATGGGGTGATATGATTCAGGGACAAGTAGCAAGACCGAAGAGTCTCCTG
This is a stretch of genomic DNA from Populus alba chromosome 11, ASM523922v2, whole genome shotgun sequence. It encodes these proteins:
- the LOC118029415 gene encoding scarecrow-like protein 18 — its product is MMSSSNNSHDHQDQEQGIPPPSTAFHMRQLLVSCADLISQSDFSAAQRLFSHLLSSTSSPYGDSTERLVRQFVRALSFRLNHHSTPTRTSTAPLDFSPPFPPPCTTNTNNKMMMMISYESTDQETLRSCYLSLNHITPFIRFCHLTANQAILEAIQVGQQAIHIIDFDIMHGVQWPPLMQALADRSNNTLHPPPMLRITGTGHDLNILQRTGDRLLKFAHSLGLGFQFHPLLLLNNDPTSLALHLPSAITLLPDEALAVNCVLYLHRFLKDDSRELLLFLHKIKALNPMVVTVAEREANHNHPLFLQRFLEALDHYTALFDSLEATLPPNNRERLAVEQIWFGREIMDIVAAEGEGRRERHQRFETWEMLLKSVGFRNVPLSPFALSQAKLLLRLHYPSEGYQLQILNNSFFLGWQNHSLFSVSSWH